One region of Athene noctua chromosome 18, bAthNoc1.hap1.1, whole genome shotgun sequence genomic DNA includes:
- the CCDC40 gene encoding coiled-coil domain-containing protein 40 isoform X1, protein MEEAPGAAAEGSGLESGSGEQGVSRVPSRLAVEMIEAESGNGNEEEESVPLEDQKETFPPAERGGYGATELSVGSAEGKSPETFLDKVELDSCPPGLGDMEQPLTDRGSPSLPPGAPPRASAASVELSSCAESESASGQFGQLTGEEECQQHGAEEQETSRRSEETELVVLDPEHPLMRRFQAALKNYLTKQMEKVNLELQELRTAVRKGRVQREELGVILYGAQQQLARLQLELEESHERRSQAAAARRQLEEELEGLRLTHKKMCHNTDEERKKVSAMQTQAENLALHLFYMQNMDEDMHHNILLMKQSTKKAEAEKVHAEVEKKKQDLLLNRLTRKVHELQEQIALFEAQFVAQAEDTKVTRQAVNEACAEVQAINMEKKRLMNHWNSSLAGMKQRDEAYIAAQELLSKYRHDLKSLAMDIHGCRKSIRKEEEKNELLVTVLSRSENDANTTKKLLARCLSQQEALKAESGTYTRVLHETEQALSRTKMDQAARLNELLSISEDIEKGTDANAQLENEIMAKVQDQMVSSKATKHFSQLAAKLRRRKTDLELHFSKAENDTAQVLLTAAHTSCRLTILQKTLCELDKEIKNVRDLISHSESEIAKCSLLTESKRQVISQYNKRLEAILSQQGGQELGPLEIEINKLTREVEERNSEVMTLQKYWLNQQKELVKLTHEREEQRASLDMLKKQITVMQQKKVRTENKIQQETKEQKDIEHHMKNMSNDLIKLNVLINKNNSSFEELRHGNMITENEFVRSLKAAERESVEMQERHSQLSEEKDRLLNCLLEAEHQIMLWEKKIQLAREMRAAVDSETGRGEVQAMRTEIHRMQVRYGQLMKQQEKMIRDMEASVSRREAIVVRGEGQNKTDKKRITKRDFHREREELRKKIRETQKNTEGCNKTLLELESSQASLSAAFSAKQQELLRLQAESHGLDADAERLREEKQWNLLELVAYQTRQKHLQALKDGRYAPLCRTEQARRAKAQALRARLAAIAAIAARAQREQPRHQRPLQRLRQRLESRLGSLEACSCPGGAAQK, encoded by the exons ATGGAGGAGGCCCCCGGTGCCGCAGCAGAGGGCTCTGGGCTGGAATCCGGCTCCGGTGAGCAGGGTGTGAGCAGAGTTCCATCGCGTCTTGCTGTGGAG ATGATAGAGGCAGAGAGCGGGAACGGCAATGAGGAGGAAGAGTCTGTTCCTCTGGAGGACCAGAAAGAGACGTTTCCCCCAGCAGAAAGAGGCGGCTACGGAGCTACGGAGCTGTCTGTCGGGTCTGCAGAA GGAAAATCTCCTGAGACTTTCTTGGACAAAGTGGAATTAGACAGTTGTCCTCCTGGACTGGGTGACATGGAGCAGCCGCTAACAGACAGAGGaagcccctccctccccccaggaGCTCCTCCACGGGCATCTGCAGCGTCAGTGGAGTTGAGCAGCTGCGCAGAGTCAG AGTCTGCCTCTGGGCAATTTGGTCAGCTTACTGGTGAGGaggagtgccagcagcatggagCTGAGGAACAGGAAACAAGCAGAAGAAGTGAAGAAACAGAACTGGTTGTCTTGGATCCAGAACAT CCTCTGATGAGAAGATTCCAGGCTGCACTGAAGAATTACCTTACCAAGCAGATGGAAAAAGTGAACCTGGAACTTCAGGAACTG AGGACGGCGGTGAGGAAGGGCAGAGTACAGAGAGAAGAGCTTGGGGTGATTCTTTACGgggcgcagcagcagctggcgcgtctgcagctggagctggaggagagCCACGAGCGCCGCTCTCAGGCGGCCGCAGCCCGccggcagctggaggaggaactGGAGGGCCTCAGGCTGACTCACAAGAAAATGTGTCACAACACGGATGAGGAACGCAAGAAAG ttTCTGCAATGCAGACTCAGGCTGAAAACCTGGCCTTGCATCTCTTCTACATGCAGAATATGGACGAGGATATGCATCATAATATTTTACTAATGAAACAGTCGACAAAGAAGGCTGAGGCAGAGAAGGTCCACGCtgaggtggaaaagaaaaagcag GATCTTTTACTAAACCGCTTAACGAGAAAAGTCCACGAACTACAAGAACAAATTGCTCTGTTTGAAGCCCAGTTTGTGGCCCAGGCAGAGGACACAAAAGTAACCCGGCAAGCAGTAAATGAG GCTTGTGCAGAGGTGCAGGCTATTAACATGGAGAAGAAGCGACTGATGAACCACTGGAACAGCAGCTTGGCTGGAATGAAGCAGAGAGATGAGGCCTATATTGCTGCACAAGAACTGCTGAG CAAGTACAGACATGACCTCAAGTCGCTAGCAATGGACATCCACGGCTGTAGAAAGTCGatcaggaaggaggaggagaagaacgAGTTGCTTGTCACGGTCCTGAGCCGTTCTGAGAACGATGCCAACACAACAAAGAAGCTGCTCGCCCGGTGCCTTTCGCAGCAGGAGGCCTTGAAGGCTGAATCTGGCACCTACACTCGTGTCCTCCATGAGACGGAGCAGGCCCTCAGCAGGACCAAGATG GATCAAGCTGCTCGTCTGAATGAGTTGCTGTCCATCAGTGAGGATATAGAGAAGGGAACGGATGCCAACGCGCAGCTGGAGAATGAAATCATGGCAAAGGTTCAGGACCAGATGGTGTCCAGCAAAGCCACAAAGCACTTCTCACAGCTGGCTGCAAAACTCCGTAGGAGGAAAACAGATCTG GAGCTGCATTTTTCCAAGGCTGAGAATGATACGGCCCAGGTTCTTCTGACTGCGGCTCATACCAGCTGCAGGCTGACAATCCTCCAAAAAACACTTTGTGAGCTGGACAAGGAAATCAAAAATGTCCGTGATCTGATCAGCCACAGTGAAAGTGAGATTGCAAAGTGCAGTCTCCTGACTGAGAGCAAGCGGCAGGTCATCAGCCAGTACAACAAGAGGTTGGAGGCCATTCTTTCTCAGCAGGGG GGGCAAGAATTGGGACCACTGGAAATTGAGATCAACAAGTTGACCAGGGAGGTAGAAGAGCGTAATTCTGAGGTGATGACACTGCAGAAGTACTGGCTCAATCAGCAGAAAGAGCTGGTCAAGCTAACGCACGAACGGGAGGAACAAAGAGCCTCCCTGGATATGTTAAAGAAGCAGATCACAGTCATGCAGCAGAAGAAAGTGCGCACTGAAA ATAAAATTCAGCaggaaacaaaagaacagaaggACATCGAGCATCACATGAAGAACATGTCAAATGACTTGATAAAGTTGAATGTGTTGATCAACAAGAACAACAGCAGCTTCGAGGAGCTGCGGCACGGCAACATGATCACAGAGAACGAGTTTGTGCGCTCTCTCAAG GCAGCAGAAAGAGAATCAGTTGAGATGCAGGAGAGGCACAGTCAGTTGAGTGAGGAGAAGGACAGACTCCTGAACTGCCTGCTGGAAGCAGA GCATCAAATCATGCTGTGGGAGAAGAAGATCCAACTGGCAAGAGAGATGCGTGCAGCGGTGGATTCGGAGACAGGACGAGGCGAGGTCCAAGCCATGAGAACAGAGATTCACAGGATGCAG GTCCGCTATGGCCAGCTGATGAAGCAGCAGGAGAAGATGATTCGTGATATGGAGGCATCTGTTTCTCGTAGAGAGGCGATAGTGGTTCGTGGGGAGGGTCAGAACAAAACAGATAAGAAACGGATCACCAAGAGGGACTTCCACCGCGAGAGAGAGGAGCTGAGAAAGAAGATCAGGGAAACGCAGAAG AACACTGAAGGCTGCAACAAAACCCTCCTGGAGCTGGAGAGCTCCCAGGCGTCCCTGAGCGCCGCCTTCTCGgcaaagcagcaggagctgctcaggCTGCAGGCCGAGTCCCACGGCCTCGACGCGGACGCGGAGCGGCTGCGGGAGGAGAAGCAGTGG aaCCTCTTGGAGCTCGTGGCCTACCAGACTCGCCAGAAGCACCTGCAGGCCCTGAAGGACGGGAGATACGCTCCGCTCTGCCGCACGGAGCAGGCCCGGAGGGCCAAGGCGCAGGCGCTGCGGGCCCGGCTCGCGGCCATCGCGGCCATCGCGGCCCGGGCCCAGCGGGAGCAGCCCCGGCACCAGCGGCCGCTCCAGCGCCTCCGGCAGCGCCTGGAGTCGCGGCTCGGCTCCCTGGAGGCCTGTTCCTGCCCTGGGGGCGCtgcacagaaataa
- the CCDC40 gene encoding coiled-coil domain-containing protein 40 isoform X2, with protein sequence MEEAPGAAAEGSGLESGSGEQGVSRVPSRLAVEGKSPETFLDKVELDSCPPGLGDMEQPLTDRGSPSLPPGAPPRASAASVELSSCAESESASGQFGQLTGEEECQQHGAEEQETSRRSEETELVVLDPEHPLMRRFQAALKNYLTKQMEKVNLELQELRTAVRKGRVQREELGVILYGAQQQLARLQLELEESHERRSQAAAARRQLEEELEGLRLTHKKMCHNTDEERKKVSAMQTQAENLALHLFYMQNMDEDMHHNILLMKQSTKKAEAEKVHAEVEKKKQDLLLNRLTRKVHELQEQIALFEAQFVAQAEDTKVTRQAVNEACAEVQAINMEKKRLMNHWNSSLAGMKQRDEAYIAAQELLSKYRHDLKSLAMDIHGCRKSIRKEEEKNELLVTVLSRSENDANTTKKLLARCLSQQEALKAESGTYTRVLHETEQALSRTKMDQAARLNELLSISEDIEKGTDANAQLENEIMAKVQDQMVSSKATKHFSQLAAKLRRRKTDLELHFSKAENDTAQVLLTAAHTSCRLTILQKTLCELDKEIKNVRDLISHSESEIAKCSLLTESKRQVISQYNKRLEAILSQQGGQELGPLEIEINKLTREVEERNSEVMTLQKYWLNQQKELVKLTHEREEQRASLDMLKKQITVMQQKKVRTENKIQQETKEQKDIEHHMKNMSNDLIKLNVLINKNNSSFEELRHGNMITENEFVRSLKAAERESVEMQERHSQLSEEKDRLLNCLLEAEHQIMLWEKKIQLAREMRAAVDSETGRGEVQAMRTEIHRMQVRYGQLMKQQEKMIRDMEASVSRREAIVVRGEGQNKTDKKRITKRDFHREREELRKKIRETQKNTEGCNKTLLELESSQASLSAAFSAKQQELLRLQAESHGLDADAERLREEKQWNLLELVAYQTRQKHLQALKDGRYAPLCRTEQARRAKAQALRARLAAIAAIAARAQREQPRHQRPLQRLRQRLESRLGSLEACSCPGGAAQK encoded by the exons ATGGAGGAGGCCCCCGGTGCCGCAGCAGAGGGCTCTGGGCTGGAATCCGGCTCCGGTGAGCAGGGTGTGAGCAGAGTTCCATCGCGTCTTGCTGTGGAG GGAAAATCTCCTGAGACTTTCTTGGACAAAGTGGAATTAGACAGTTGTCCTCCTGGACTGGGTGACATGGAGCAGCCGCTAACAGACAGAGGaagcccctccctccccccaggaGCTCCTCCACGGGCATCTGCAGCGTCAGTGGAGTTGAGCAGCTGCGCAGAGTCAG AGTCTGCCTCTGGGCAATTTGGTCAGCTTACTGGTGAGGaggagtgccagcagcatggagCTGAGGAACAGGAAACAAGCAGAAGAAGTGAAGAAACAGAACTGGTTGTCTTGGATCCAGAACAT CCTCTGATGAGAAGATTCCAGGCTGCACTGAAGAATTACCTTACCAAGCAGATGGAAAAAGTGAACCTGGAACTTCAGGAACTG AGGACGGCGGTGAGGAAGGGCAGAGTACAGAGAGAAGAGCTTGGGGTGATTCTTTACGgggcgcagcagcagctggcgcgtctgcagctggagctggaggagagCCACGAGCGCCGCTCTCAGGCGGCCGCAGCCCGccggcagctggaggaggaactGGAGGGCCTCAGGCTGACTCACAAGAAAATGTGTCACAACACGGATGAGGAACGCAAGAAAG ttTCTGCAATGCAGACTCAGGCTGAAAACCTGGCCTTGCATCTCTTCTACATGCAGAATATGGACGAGGATATGCATCATAATATTTTACTAATGAAACAGTCGACAAAGAAGGCTGAGGCAGAGAAGGTCCACGCtgaggtggaaaagaaaaagcag GATCTTTTACTAAACCGCTTAACGAGAAAAGTCCACGAACTACAAGAACAAATTGCTCTGTTTGAAGCCCAGTTTGTGGCCCAGGCAGAGGACACAAAAGTAACCCGGCAAGCAGTAAATGAG GCTTGTGCAGAGGTGCAGGCTATTAACATGGAGAAGAAGCGACTGATGAACCACTGGAACAGCAGCTTGGCTGGAATGAAGCAGAGAGATGAGGCCTATATTGCTGCACAAGAACTGCTGAG CAAGTACAGACATGACCTCAAGTCGCTAGCAATGGACATCCACGGCTGTAGAAAGTCGatcaggaaggaggaggagaagaacgAGTTGCTTGTCACGGTCCTGAGCCGTTCTGAGAACGATGCCAACACAACAAAGAAGCTGCTCGCCCGGTGCCTTTCGCAGCAGGAGGCCTTGAAGGCTGAATCTGGCACCTACACTCGTGTCCTCCATGAGACGGAGCAGGCCCTCAGCAGGACCAAGATG GATCAAGCTGCTCGTCTGAATGAGTTGCTGTCCATCAGTGAGGATATAGAGAAGGGAACGGATGCCAACGCGCAGCTGGAGAATGAAATCATGGCAAAGGTTCAGGACCAGATGGTGTCCAGCAAAGCCACAAAGCACTTCTCACAGCTGGCTGCAAAACTCCGTAGGAGGAAAACAGATCTG GAGCTGCATTTTTCCAAGGCTGAGAATGATACGGCCCAGGTTCTTCTGACTGCGGCTCATACCAGCTGCAGGCTGACAATCCTCCAAAAAACACTTTGTGAGCTGGACAAGGAAATCAAAAATGTCCGTGATCTGATCAGCCACAGTGAAAGTGAGATTGCAAAGTGCAGTCTCCTGACTGAGAGCAAGCGGCAGGTCATCAGCCAGTACAACAAGAGGTTGGAGGCCATTCTTTCTCAGCAGGGG GGGCAAGAATTGGGACCACTGGAAATTGAGATCAACAAGTTGACCAGGGAGGTAGAAGAGCGTAATTCTGAGGTGATGACACTGCAGAAGTACTGGCTCAATCAGCAGAAAGAGCTGGTCAAGCTAACGCACGAACGGGAGGAACAAAGAGCCTCCCTGGATATGTTAAAGAAGCAGATCACAGTCATGCAGCAGAAGAAAGTGCGCACTGAAA ATAAAATTCAGCaggaaacaaaagaacagaaggACATCGAGCATCACATGAAGAACATGTCAAATGACTTGATAAAGTTGAATGTGTTGATCAACAAGAACAACAGCAGCTTCGAGGAGCTGCGGCACGGCAACATGATCACAGAGAACGAGTTTGTGCGCTCTCTCAAG GCAGCAGAAAGAGAATCAGTTGAGATGCAGGAGAGGCACAGTCAGTTGAGTGAGGAGAAGGACAGACTCCTGAACTGCCTGCTGGAAGCAGA GCATCAAATCATGCTGTGGGAGAAGAAGATCCAACTGGCAAGAGAGATGCGTGCAGCGGTGGATTCGGAGACAGGACGAGGCGAGGTCCAAGCCATGAGAACAGAGATTCACAGGATGCAG GTCCGCTATGGCCAGCTGATGAAGCAGCAGGAGAAGATGATTCGTGATATGGAGGCATCTGTTTCTCGTAGAGAGGCGATAGTGGTTCGTGGGGAGGGTCAGAACAAAACAGATAAGAAACGGATCACCAAGAGGGACTTCCACCGCGAGAGAGAGGAGCTGAGAAAGAAGATCAGGGAAACGCAGAAG AACACTGAAGGCTGCAACAAAACCCTCCTGGAGCTGGAGAGCTCCCAGGCGTCCCTGAGCGCCGCCTTCTCGgcaaagcagcaggagctgctcaggCTGCAGGCCGAGTCCCACGGCCTCGACGCGGACGCGGAGCGGCTGCGGGAGGAGAAGCAGTGG aaCCTCTTGGAGCTCGTGGCCTACCAGACTCGCCAGAAGCACCTGCAGGCCCTGAAGGACGGGAGATACGCTCCGCTCTGCCGCACGGAGCAGGCCCGGAGGGCCAAGGCGCAGGCGCTGCGGGCCCGGCTCGCGGCCATCGCGGCCATCGCGGCCCGGGCCCAGCGGGAGCAGCCCCGGCACCAGCGGCCGCTCCAGCGCCTCCGGCAGCGCCTGGAGTCGCGGCTCGGCTCCCTGGAGGCCTGTTCCTGCCCTGGGGGCGCtgcacagaaataa